The proteins below come from a single Parafrankia discariae genomic window:
- a CDS encoding SAM hydrolase/SAM-dependent halogenase family protein: protein MSDYGVDGACVGVCHGIIARHAPDARVLDLCHSIAPQDIGQAAVTLVGAVSYLPKGIHLVVVEQLDASGYTRGVVARAADGSTFVAPDNGVASLGWEALGGVEEAYEISNPDLWLPLPTAVFRGRDVYAPVVARLATGLPPADVGPRIDPGELVVVEPRMCHVDDDHVHGEVVSVDHFGNLSLNMTRAELEAAGILLGDRVEVRADGRLLTMPFAHTYGEVPPGEIALCEDALRQVMIAVNCGRAAEVLRLRRGDAVVVAQVPRDGVRIPVSAARGLV from the coding sequence ATGTCCGACTACGGGGTCGACGGCGCCTGCGTCGGCGTCTGTCACGGGATCATCGCGCGGCACGCGCCGGACGCCCGGGTCCTCGATCTGTGCCACTCCATCGCGCCGCAGGACATCGGCCAGGCGGCTGTGACGCTGGTCGGCGCGGTCAGCTACCTGCCGAAGGGGATCCACCTCGTCGTCGTCGAGCAGCTCGACGCCAGCGGCTACACCCGGGGTGTGGTGGCCCGGGCCGCGGACGGATCGACGTTCGTCGCGCCGGACAACGGCGTCGCCTCGCTGGGCTGGGAGGCCCTCGGCGGTGTCGAGGAGGCCTACGAGATCTCCAACCCGGACCTCTGGCTCCCGCTGCCCACCGCCGTCTTCCGCGGCCGGGACGTCTACGCCCCGGTCGTGGCACGGCTCGCGACGGGCCTGCCCCCGGCCGACGTCGGCCCCAGGATCGACCCCGGGGAGCTGGTCGTCGTGGAGCCACGGATGTGCCACGTGGACGACGACCACGTTCACGGCGAGGTCGTCTCGGTGGACCACTTCGGGAACCTCTCGCTGAACATGACCAGGGCCGAGCTCGAGGCCGCCGGCATCCTGCTCGGGGACAGGGTGGAGGTGCGGGCCGACGGACGGCTGCTCACCATGCCCTTCGCGCACACCTACGGCGAGGTCCCGCCCGGTGAGATCGCGCTGTGCGAGGACGCGCTGCGCCAGGTGATGATCGCGGTGAACTGCGGCCGGGCGGCCGAGGTGCTGCGCCTGCGTCGCGGGGACGCCGTCGTCGTCGCCCAGGTCCCCCGGGACGGCGTCCGGATCCCGGTGAGCGCGGCGCGCGGCCTCGTCTGA
- a CDS encoding 30S ribosomal protein bS22, with product MGSVIKKRRKRMAKKKHRKLLKRTRVQRRNKK from the coding sequence GTGGGTTCCGTAATCAAGAAGCGTCGCAAGCGTATGGCCAAGAAGAAGCACCGCAAGCTGCTCAAGCGGACGCGAGTCCAGCGCCGTAACAAGAAGTAG
- the proC gene encoding pyrroline-5-carboxylate reductase: protein MAGSSVVAIVGAGRLGGALMSGLLRAGRTPSEVVAAERDPGRAAEITRQYGVEVVDPAAAAAKAGVIVLATKPQDMGAVLAQLGPHVAPGTLVVSVAAGITSAFVAERLAPGTPVVRVMTNTPLLVGEAMSAVCAGPGAGDEHVAAVEEMLRPVGRVVRVTEAQLDAVTALSGSGPAYFFYLIEAMIEGGVLLGLPRALAAELVVQTAAGSARMLAGSDPGSDPGSSADSGSGSPDGAGGAAAEHPSLLREAVTSPGGTTVAALRQLDRGGVRAAVLDAVEAAWARSRELGAS, encoded by the coding sequence GTGGCGGGTTCGAGCGTTGTCGCGATCGTCGGGGCCGGGCGGCTCGGCGGCGCCCTGATGTCCGGGCTGCTGCGGGCGGGGCGGACGCCGTCCGAGGTCGTCGCGGCGGAGCGTGACCCGGGCCGGGCCGCCGAGATCACCCGGCAGTACGGCGTCGAGGTGGTGGATCCCGCCGCCGCGGCGGCGAAGGCCGGCGTCATCGTCCTGGCGACCAAGCCGCAGGACATGGGCGCGGTGCTCGCCCAGCTCGGCCCGCACGTCGCGCCCGGGACGCTGGTCGTCTCGGTGGCGGCCGGGATCACCTCGGCGTTCGTCGCCGAGCGGCTGGCACCGGGCACACCCGTCGTGCGGGTGATGACGAACACGCCGCTGCTCGTCGGCGAGGCGATGTCGGCGGTGTGCGCCGGGCCCGGCGCCGGCGACGAGCACGTCGCCGCGGTCGAGGAGATGCTCCGGCCGGTCGGCCGCGTCGTCCGGGTGACGGAGGCCCAGCTCGACGCGGTCACCGCCCTGTCGGGCAGCGGCCCGGCCTACTTCTTCTACCTGATCGAGGCGATGATCGAGGGCGGTGTGCTGCTGGGCCTGCCGCGTGCGCTGGCGGCCGAGCTCGTCGTGCAGACGGCGGCGGGATCCGCGCGCATGCTGGCCGGTTCCGACCCTGGCTCCGACCCCGGCTCCAGCGCCGATTCCGGCTCCGGTAGCCCGGATGGCGCGGGCGGGGCCGCCGCCGAGCACCCGTCGCTGCTGCGGGAGGCGGTCACCTCGCCCGGTGGGACGACCGTGGCCGCGCTGCGGCAGCTTGACCGCGGCGGGGTGCGGGCGGCCGTCCTCGACGCGGTCGAGGCGGCCTGGGCGCGGTCCCGGGAACTCGGCGCCTCCTAG
- a CDS encoding acyltransferase gives MRAGSLPTTDGLPGARRVQSTPRPPAGPAVTRQPTDAEATAAAKFSYNPALDGLRVICIYIILAGHMGAVHASNVAVDMFCVLSGFLITTLLLAEQARTGTVSIGRFLVRRAYKLMPVMWVYILVGLAITVAFKWDDIPYRDDFVKSALATFFNVNNLYKVENPLGGGRWLPHVWSLSMEEQFYLVWPWIFLLFVRSAKLRPYLLTFLIASIGLIMGWTYTMAANGAPRSRVYLAPDTHIAPLLIGCLVAVWRDNRLRALATPVTGRPAGAAEGGGKGGTKDGGRKAATGAHTAATAAAVARWTSGRRLAALGLPAGVVLFLLAFLGPNKDLPDPNWIDYGAYVPSAALGALLIIGADVNRDARWVRLLGSPKMAWTGKITYSIYLWHYPFISAAAGQLVPRIGLWPSVVAAAIGTTITAYFSNRFIEKPIIARRPKWANTPRGPARPATGAGPAGAPTPAPAKAGPRERDLSELPESPELEPVLAGVGTGAAGAEQGDGRGGRSGSPSRPGDWSDGDVDWVDEGYPGRGGPAGPGPGPGRAGYAHGPDSQPMPAVAHQSGPRAGEVVYDRTDGPPVYEHGPAVGAAHAGGFEPTPIPDWAAYPALNRGPGAVPDPGPGPAMGALRPGSAAPMGGDTMNLHLPATFDPGAPPGRGTGPRAGHDRPGRPADPAGPGRLPGVAHPAGHGHTPAPAYGPGNGHGPAHGHGPSHGHGHGPAYGRGSGESRGPGHDPGPDRFRGAGHGYAGQGAHAGQGARAGQNGPAGDDALEAVRDPRAGRETAEPDPLFGPVPGSGRDW, from the coding sequence GTGAGAGCCGGTTCGCTTCCGACGACCGACGGCCTGCCCGGGGCCAGGCGGGTGCAGTCGACCCCGCGCCCCCCGGCCGGGCCAGCCGTGACCCGGCAGCCCACCGACGCGGAGGCGACGGCGGCGGCGAAGTTCTCCTACAACCCGGCGCTCGACGGTCTGCGCGTGATCTGCATCTACATCATTCTCGCCGGCCACATGGGCGCCGTCCACGCCAGCAACGTGGCCGTCGACATGTTCTGCGTGCTCAGCGGGTTCCTGATCACGACCCTGCTGCTCGCCGAGCAGGCCCGTACGGGCACCGTCTCGATCGGGCGTTTCCTCGTCCGGCGCGCGTACAAGCTGATGCCGGTGATGTGGGTCTACATCCTGGTGGGCCTGGCCATCACGGTCGCCTTCAAATGGGACGACATTCCCTACCGTGACGACTTCGTCAAGAGCGCCCTCGCGACGTTCTTCAACGTCAACAACCTGTACAAGGTCGAGAACCCGCTGGGCGGCGGGCGCTGGCTGCCCCACGTCTGGTCGCTGTCGATGGAGGAGCAGTTCTACCTGGTCTGGCCGTGGATCTTCCTGCTCTTCGTCCGTTCCGCGAAGCTGCGCCCGTACCTGTTGACGTTCCTGATCGCCTCGATCGGCCTGATCATGGGCTGGACGTACACGATGGCCGCCAACGGGGCCCCGCGCAGCCGGGTCTACCTCGCGCCCGACACCCACATCGCCCCGCTGCTCATCGGCTGCCTGGTCGCGGTCTGGCGGGACAACCGGTTGCGCGCGCTGGCCACCCCGGTGACCGGCCGGCCGGCCGGCGCGGCCGAGGGCGGCGGCAAGGGCGGCACGAAGGACGGCGGCCGGAAGGCCGCGACCGGAGCCCACACCGCGGCGACCGCCGCCGCCGTCGCGCGCTGGACGAGCGGACGGCGACTGGCCGCTCTCGGCCTGCCCGCCGGCGTCGTGCTGTTCCTGCTGGCCTTTCTCGGGCCGAACAAGGACCTTCCGGATCCGAACTGGATCGACTACGGGGCCTACGTGCCGAGCGCGGCGCTGGGGGCGCTGCTGATCATCGGCGCCGACGTCAACCGGGACGCCCGGTGGGTGCGGCTGCTCGGCTCGCCGAAGATGGCCTGGACCGGAAAGATCACCTACAGCATCTACCTGTGGCACTACCCATTCATCTCGGCCGCCGCCGGCCAGCTCGTGCCGCGGATCGGGCTCTGGCCGTCGGTGGTCGCGGCCGCCATCGGCACCACGATCACGGCCTACTTCTCGAACCGCTTCATCGAGAAGCCGATCATCGCGCGCCGTCCGAAGTGGGCGAACACCCCACGCGGCCCGGCCCGTCCCGCCACCGGCGCGGGCCCGGCCGGCGCCCCCACCCCGGCGCCCGCCAAGGCCGGCCCGCGGGAGCGGGACCTGTCCGAGCTGCCCGAGTCGCCGGAGCTGGAACCGGTGCTCGCCGGAGTCGGTACCGGTGCCGCCGGCGCCGAGCAGGGGGACGGGCGCGGTGGCCGGAGCGGCTCGCCGTCCCGGCCGGGAGACTGGTCGGACGGCGACGTCGACTGGGTGGACGAGGGCTACCCGGGCCGGGGCGGCCCGGCCGGTCCCGGGCCGGGACCGGGGCGGGCCGGCTACGCCCACGGTCCCGACTCGCAGCCGATGCCGGCCGTCGCCCACCAGAGCGGGCCGCGCGCCGGTGAGGTGGTCTACGACCGCACCGACGGCCCACCCGTGTACGAGCACGGGCCGGCGGTGGGCGCGGCGCACGCCGGCGGATTCGAGCCGACCCCCATTCCGGACTGGGCGGCCTACCCGGCCCTCAACCGCGGCCCCGGCGCCGTTCCGGACCCGGGGCCGGGGCCGGCCATGGGTGCTCTCCGGCCGGGTTCGGCGGCGCCGATGGGCGGCGACACCATGAACCTCCACCTGCCCGCCACGTTCGACCCCGGCGCGCCCCCCGGCCGCGGGACCGGGCCGCGGGCCGGCCACGACCGCCCGGGCCGGCCGGCGGATCCCGCCGGACCCGGCCGTCTGCCCGGTGTCGCCCACCCGGCCGGCCACGGCCACACCCCCGCGCCGGCGTACGGCCCGGGGAACGGGCACGGCCCGGCGCATGGTCACGGACCCTCGCACGGCCACGGCCACGGCCCGGCCTACGGGCGGGGCTCCGGGGAGAGCCGGGGCCCCGGGCACGACCCGGGCCCCGACCGTTTCCGCGGCGCCGGACACGGCTATGCCGGTCAGGGTGCCCACGCCGGTCAGGGCGCGCGTGCCGGCCAGAACGGCCCCGCCGGGGACGACGCGCTCGAAGCCGTCCGGGATCCGCGCGCCGGGCGCGAGACCGCCGAGCCCGACCCGCTGTTCGGCCCGGTCCCGGGCTCGGGCCGCGACTGGTGA
- a CDS encoding class I SAM-dependent methyltransferase, which yields MSPGSLFDPLADAYDQARPGYPDQLFADLELLADRPVAGAGVVDVGAGTGIATRAMIARGASVLPVEPGPVMLDRLRRRTPDLPVVRGDGEALPLRAAAADLVTYAQAWHWVRVPVAAAEAARVLRPGGALAAWWNDVDADDFHWYQRQQDRLEAMSPGYTREYRNRPFADELRWTGLFAEVATVTCRWHRELDLDHYETWLRSKSYVAAIGDRLEDFLAAERRSLLRSFPDGRIIEPFRTLLVVARVP from the coding sequence GTGTCCCCTGGATCACTCTTCGACCCGTTGGCCGACGCGTACGACCAGGCCCGGCCGGGCTATCCGGATCAGCTCTTCGCCGATCTGGAACTGCTCGCCGACCGGCCCGTCGCCGGCGCCGGCGTGGTGGACGTGGGCGCGGGCACGGGGATCGCCACCAGGGCCATGATCGCCCGGGGTGCCTCGGTGCTGCCCGTCGAGCCGGGCCCGGTGATGCTCGACCGGCTGCGGCGGCGGACCCCGGACCTGCCCGTGGTGCGCGGTGACGGGGAGGCGCTGCCGTTGCGCGCCGCCGCGGCGGATCTGGTCACCTACGCCCAGGCCTGGCACTGGGTGCGGGTGCCCGTGGCGGCGGCGGAGGCGGCCCGGGTGCTGCGTCCAGGCGGGGCGCTCGCCGCGTGGTGGAACGACGTCGACGCCGACGACTTCCACTGGTACCAGCGCCAGCAGGATCGGCTCGAGGCGATGAGCCCCGGCTACACCAGGGAGTACCGCAACCGGCCGTTCGCCGACGAACTGCGCTGGACGGGGCTGTTCGCCGAGGTGGCGACCGTGACCTGCCGGTGGCACCGGGAGCTGGACCTCGACCACTACGAGACGTGGCTGCGCTCCAAGTCGTACGTCGCCGCGATCGGCGACCGGCTGGAGGACTTCCTCGCGGCCGAGCGCCGCTCGCTGCTGCGCTCGTTCCCCGACGGCCGGATCATCGAGCCGTTCCGGACGTTGCTGGTGGTCGCGCGCGTCCCCTGA
- a CDS encoding sugar phosphate isomerase/epimerase family protein translates to MGGGLVALSTASTYPESTATAFEMAARLGYDGVEIMVWTDPVSQDPQALRRLRDYHGIPILAVHAPCLLLTQRVWGTDPWAKLERARAVAETLEAPTVVVHPPFRWQRDYAREFVAGIHRMAGETDVRFAVENMFPLRARGREVSAYAPDWSPIDDGYRHVTLDLSHTSVSRSDALLMADELGDRLAHIHMADGTGLAKDEHLVPGRGTQPCAELLERLAANGFDGTVVVEINTRRAESRDQREADLAEALAFTRLNLAAPAEVVPVP, encoded by the coding sequence GTGGGCGGTGGGCTGGTGGCGCTGTCCACGGCGTCCACGTACCCGGAGTCGACGGCGACCGCCTTCGAGATGGCGGCGCGGCTCGGCTACGACGGCGTCGAGATCATGGTCTGGACGGATCCGGTCAGCCAGGACCCGCAGGCGCTGCGCCGGCTCCGCGACTACCACGGCATCCCCATCCTGGCCGTGCACGCGCCGTGCCTGCTGCTGACACAGCGGGTGTGGGGGACGGACCCGTGGGCGAAGCTGGAGCGCGCCCGGGCGGTGGCGGAGACCCTCGAGGCACCGACGGTCGTCGTTCATCCGCCGTTCCGGTGGCAGCGCGACTACGCCCGCGAGTTCGTCGCCGGCATCCACCGGATGGCCGGCGAGACGGACGTCCGCTTCGCGGTGGAGAACATGTTCCCGCTGCGGGCCCGGGGCCGGGAGGTCTCGGCCTACGCCCCCGACTGGTCGCCGATCGACGACGGCTACCGGCACGTCACCCTGGATCTCTCCCACACCAGTGTCTCCCGCTCCGACGCGCTGCTGATGGCGGACGAGCTCGGCGACCGGCTCGCGCACATCCACATGGCGGACGGCACGGGCCTGGCCAAGGACGAGCACCTGGTGCCCGGCCGCGGCACGCAGCCCTGTGCCGAGCTGCTGGAGCGCCTCGCGGCGAACGGGTTCGACGGCACGGTCGTCGTCGAGATCAACACCAGGCGCGCGGAGTCGCGTGACCAGCGGGAGGCCGACCTCGCCGAGGCGCTGGCCTTCACCCGGCTCAACCTCGCCGCGCCGGCCGAAGTGGTCCCGGTTCCCTGA
- a CDS encoding Ppx/GppA phosphatase family protein, which produces MRLGVIDIGSNTVHLLVVDAHRGGQPQPAASVRVPLRLVELLDDDGRLAERGEQALTDCIQQLRAHAQDLHVVDLVAFATSAVREAPDGDEVLARVRADTGLEVAVLSGEAEARLTFLAVRRWFGWSAGRLLALDIGGGSLEIGAGMHEDPEVVASLPLGASRLTRDWLSENDPPKRSELNALRRYVRAQIAPVVGSLYHVGEPTQAVATSKTFRSLARVAGSAPYGRGPYVRRVLRREDLVEVAARVCRMSAAERAALPGVSASRAGQLVAGAVVAAEALDLFNLGEVEICPWALREGVILRRLDLLTSGLDGPRSLPPAR; this is translated from the coding sequence ATGCGGCTCGGCGTGATCGACATCGGGTCGAACACCGTCCACCTGCTGGTGGTGGACGCGCACCGGGGCGGCCAGCCGCAGCCGGCCGCGAGCGTGCGCGTGCCGTTGCGCCTGGTCGAGCTGCTCGACGACGACGGGCGGCTGGCGGAGCGCGGTGAACAGGCGCTGACCGACTGCATCCAGCAGCTGCGGGCGCACGCGCAGGACCTGCATGTCGTCGACCTGGTCGCCTTCGCCACGTCGGCTGTCCGGGAGGCCCCGGACGGCGACGAGGTGCTGGCGCGGGTACGCGCCGACACCGGGCTGGAGGTCGCCGTCCTGTCGGGCGAGGCCGAGGCGCGTCTCACCTTCCTGGCGGTGCGCCGGTGGTTCGGCTGGAGCGCGGGGCGGCTGCTCGCGCTCGACATCGGCGGCGGCTCGCTGGAGATCGGCGCGGGCATGCACGAGGACCCAGAGGTCGTCGCCTCGCTCCCGCTCGGCGCGAGCCGGCTGACCAGGGACTGGCTCAGCGAGAACGACCCGCCCAAGCGTTCGGAGCTCAACGCGCTGCGCCGCTATGTCCGGGCGCAGATCGCGCCGGTCGTCGGGTCGCTGTACCACGTGGGCGAGCCGACCCAGGCGGTGGCGACGTCCAAGACCTTCCGCTCGCTGGCCCGGGTCGCCGGCTCCGCGCCGTACGGCCGCGGGCCCTACGTGCGGCGGGTGCTGCGCCGGGAGGACCTCGTCGAGGTCGCCGCGCGGGTGTGCCGGATGTCGGCCGCCGAGCGCGCGGCACTGCCGGGGGTCTCCGCGTCGCGGGCCGGCCAGCTGGTCGCGGGTGCGGTCGTGGCGGCCGAGGCGCTGGATCTGTTCAACCTCGGGGAGGTGGAGATCTGCCCCTGGGCGCTGCGCGAGGGGGTGATCCTGCGCCGGCTCGACCTGCTGACCTCGGGGCTGGACGGCCCGCGTTCACTTCCGCCGGCGCGGTAG
- a CDS encoding response regulator transcription factor, with translation MTRLLVVEDEESFSDALSFMLEREGFEVAVVGDGPSALAEFDRHGADLILLDLMLPGLSGTEVCRTLRARSTVPVIMLTARDSEIDKVVGLELGADDYVTKPFSARELVARIRAVLRRRVETEEVSDATLEVGRVRMDVERHVVTVDGSQVALPLKEFELLEMFLRNAGRVLTRGQLIDRVWGSDYVGDTKTLDVHVKRLRTKIEAEPGAPRHLVTVRGLGYKFEP, from the coding sequence GTGACCAGGCTGCTCGTGGTCGAGGACGAGGAGTCCTTCTCCGATGCGTTGTCGTTCATGTTGGAGCGCGAGGGGTTCGAGGTCGCCGTCGTCGGTGACGGGCCGAGCGCGCTGGCCGAGTTCGACCGGCACGGCGCCGACCTGATCCTGCTCGACCTCATGCTGCCCGGCCTGTCCGGGACGGAGGTCTGCCGCACGCTGCGGGCCCGCTCGACGGTGCCTGTGATCATGCTCACCGCCCGGGACAGCGAGATCGACAAGGTGGTCGGCCTCGAACTGGGCGCCGACGACTACGTGACGAAGCCGTTCTCGGCCCGTGAGCTCGTCGCCCGGATCCGCGCCGTCCTGCGCCGCCGGGTGGAGACTGAGGAGGTGTCCGACGCCACGCTGGAGGTCGGCCGGGTGCGGATGGACGTCGAGCGGCACGTCGTCACGGTCGACGGCAGCCAGGTCGCGCTGCCGCTCAAGGAGTTCGAGCTGCTGGAGATGTTCCTGCGCAACGCGGGCCGGGTGCTCACCCGCGGCCAGCTGATCGACCGGGTGTGGGGGTCGGACTACGTCGGCGACACCAAGACCCTCGACGTCCACGTGAAGCGCCTGCGGACCAAGATCGAGGCCGAGCCGGGGGCGCCACGGCACCTGGTGACGGTGCGTGGCCTGGGTTACAAGTTCGAGCCCTGA
- a CDS encoding sensor histidine kinase — protein sequence MARRPDSAGRGSADRGGAPPAGPRGVAAAATGPHALPAHLVRQVIAGLPSGLVVVNAEDVVVLVNSTARRMGVVDGDQLSVGEVADLVKACRFAAAERNRQLDLPPVPEPPLTRARPDQTALAVWAYARPLGDSGYVSVLLDDITDSRRVEAVRRDFVANVSHELKTPVGALHVLAEAVSEASEDPVAVRRFASRMTHESTRLARLVQEIIDLSRLQGAEPMPDLAPVPVSVVLAEAVDRNRFSAQAQEISVAVIGAGGLRVRGDENQLVTAVANLLDNAISYSPRGTRVVLGVRQVGATIEISVADEGIGIAEKDLERVFERFYRADPARSRATGGTGLGLAIVKHIATNHGGSVSVWSAEGRGSTFTLRLPSGADRPRKTGVVPVRPPVEAPDLDDSASRGPVLTETVHESSGPTRSVAAPVASENSSGTGHGGPGT from the coding sequence ATGGCACGGCGGCCTGACTCGGCTGGTCGGGGCTCGGCTGATCGGGGCGGTGCGCCGCCCGCCGGCCCGCGCGGCGTCGCGGCGGCCGCCACCGGCCCGCACGCGCTGCCCGCCCACCTCGTCCGGCAGGTGATCGCCGGCCTGCCCTCGGGGCTGGTGGTGGTGAACGCCGAGGACGTGGTCGTGCTGGTCAACTCCACCGCCCGCCGGATGGGTGTCGTCGACGGTGACCAGCTCAGCGTGGGCGAGGTCGCGGACCTGGTGAAGGCCTGCCGGTTCGCCGCGGCCGAGCGCAACCGCCAGCTGGACCTGCCGCCGGTGCCCGAACCACCGCTGACCAGGGCCCGTCCGGACCAGACGGCGTTGGCCGTCTGGGCCTACGCCCGCCCGCTCGGTGACAGCGGGTACGTCTCGGTCCTGCTCGACGACATCACCGACTCGCGGCGGGTCGAGGCCGTCCGGCGGGATTTCGTCGCCAACGTCAGCCACGAGCTGAAGACGCCCGTCGGGGCGCTGCACGTGCTCGCGGAGGCGGTCAGCGAGGCCAGCGAGGACCCGGTGGCCGTGCGCCGTTTCGCGTCGCGGATGACGCACGAGTCCACCCGGCTGGCCCGGCTGGTCCAGGAGATCATCGACCTGTCCCGGCTACAGGGTGCCGAGCCGATGCCCGACCTGGCCCCGGTGCCGGTCTCGGTGGTGCTCGCCGAGGCCGTCGACCGGAACCGGTTCAGCGCGCAGGCCCAGGAGATCTCGGTCGCGGTCATCGGCGCCGGTGGGCTGCGGGTCCGCGGGGACGAGAACCAGCTGGTGACCGCGGTGGCGAACCTGCTGGACAACGCCATCAGCTACTCGCCGCGCGGCACGCGGGTCGTGCTGGGGGTCCGGCAGGTCGGCGCGACGATAGAGATATCGGTCGCGGACGAGGGAATCGGCATCGCCGAGAAGGACCTGGAACGGGTCTTCGAGCGTTTCTACCGCGCCGACCCGGCACGTTCCCGGGCGACCGGGGGAACCGGTCTCGGCCTGGCCATCGTGAAGCACATCGCGACCAACCACGGCGGTTCGGTGAGCGTGTGGAGCGCGGAGGGCCGGGGCTCGACGTTCACACTGCGCCTGCCCTCCGGTGCCGACAGGCCCAGAAAGACCGGAGTCGTCCCGGTCCGGCCGCCCGTCGAGGCGCCCGATCTCGACGATTCCGCGTCGCGCGGCCCGGTCCTGACGGAAACTGTGCACGAATCATCAGGTCCGACCCGGTCGGTGGCGGCTCCGGTCGCGTCCGAGAACTCCTCCGGAACCGGCCACGGCGGCCCCGGAACATGA
- the phoU gene encoding phosphate signaling complex protein PhoU: MRDVFQEELESINQSLIEMTGMVASAMARATTALLDADLQLAENVISADETVDLLRNEIEERAFDVMARQAPVATDLRMMVTTLRIVADLERMGDLALHVAKVARRRYPGRAVPPELHATMLQMGQVAQRIVAKAGSVIASRDAELAKELEADDDAMDGLHRALFHVLIEKPWPHGMEAAIDITLCGRYYERYADHAVSVARRVIYLVTGEKPG; encoded by the coding sequence GTGCGGGACGTCTTCCAGGAAGAACTGGAAAGCATCAACCAATCGCTGATCGAGATGACCGGCATGGTCGCGTCGGCGATGGCCCGGGCCACCACCGCGCTCCTGGACGCCGATCTCCAGCTCGCCGAGAACGTCATCAGCGCGGACGAGACCGTCGACCTGCTCCGCAACGAGATCGAGGAGCGGGCCTTCGACGTGATGGCCCGGCAGGCCCCGGTCGCGACCGACCTGCGGATGATGGTGACCACGCTGCGCATCGTCGCCGACCTGGAGCGGATGGGCGACCTCGCCCTGCACGTGGCCAAGGTCGCCCGGCGCCGCTACCCGGGGCGGGCGGTCCCGCCGGAACTGCACGCCACGATGCTGCAGATGGGCCAGGTCGCGCAGCGCATCGTCGCCAAGGCCGGCTCGGTGATCGCCAGCCGGGACGCCGAGCTCGCCAAGGAGCTGGAGGCCGACGACGACGCGATGGACGGGCTGCACCGCGCCCTGTTCCACGTGCTGATCGAGAAGCCGTGGCCCCACGGCATGGAGGCCGCCATCGACATCACCCTGTGCGGTCGCTACTACGAGCGCTACGCCGACCACGCCGTGTCGGTCGCCCGCCGGGTGATCTACCTGGTCACCGGCGAGAAGCCGGGCTGA
- a CDS encoding phosphoglyceromutase, whose protein sequence is MPTLVLLRHGESTWNRENLFTGWVDVDLSEKGLKEATRGGELLQEAGVLPDVVHTSLLTRAIRTAWLALDAAGRTWVPVRRSWRLNERHYGGLQGLNKTETLAKFGDEQFQLWRRSYDTPPPPIEPGQPSGVDERYADLAPDVIPHTECLLDVVIRMLPYWYDSIVPDLRSGATVLVTAHGNSLRALVKHLDGISDTDIAKLNIPTGIPLRYELDDDLKVLDSGYLDPAAAETAAAAVAAQGKKK, encoded by the coding sequence ATGCCGACGCTCGTCCTGCTCCGCCACGGCGAGAGCACGTGGAACCGTGAGAACCTGTTCACCGGCTGGGTGGACGTCGATCTGTCCGAGAAGGGCCTCAAGGAGGCCACGCGCGGCGGGGAACTGCTCCAGGAGGCCGGGGTCCTGCCCGACGTGGTGCACACCTCGCTGCTCACCCGGGCCATCCGCACCGCGTGGCTGGCCCTGGACGCGGCCGGGCGCACCTGGGTGCCGGTGCGTCGCAGCTGGCGCCTCAACGAGCGGCACTACGGCGGCCTGCAGGGGCTGAACAAGACGGAGACCCTGGCGAAGTTCGGTGACGAGCAGTTCCAGCTCTGGCGCCGTTCCTACGACACGCCGCCGCCGCCCATCGAGCCGGGCCAGCCGAGCGGCGTCGACGAGCGGTACGCAGACCTCGCTCCCGACGTGATCCCACACACCGAATGCCTGCTCGACGTCGTGATCCGCATGCTGCCCTACTGGTACGACTCGATCGTCCCGGACCTGCGCTCCGGTGCGACGGTGCTCGTCACGGCGCACGGGAACTCGCTGCGGGCGCTGGTCAAGCACCTCGACGGGATCTCCGACACCGACATCGCGAAGCTGAACATCCCGACCGGCATCCCGCTGCGCTACGAGCTGGACGACGATCTCAAGGTGCTGGACTCGGGCTATCTCGACCCGGCCGCGGCGGAGACCGCCGCCGCGGCCGTGGCGGCTCAGGGCAAGAAGAAGTAG
- a CDS encoding Fur family transcriptional regulator gives MAAKVDDWHTRLRARGYRLTPQRQLVLEAVARLGHATPEAIVHEVRQTASGVNISTVYRTLDLLEELDLVSHAHLSHGAPTYHVTGVDPHVHLVCGACGAILEISPERLAGIVGELRAELGFTVDMEHLTLAGRCAECTATGRR, from the coding sequence ATGGCGGCCAAGGTCGACGACTGGCACACACGGCTCCGGGCGCGCGGGTATCGCCTGACGCCGCAGCGCCAACTGGTGCTGGAGGCCGTCGCCCGGCTGGGCCACGCCACCCCGGAGGCGATCGTCCACGAGGTCCGGCAGACGGCCAGCGGGGTGAACATCTCCACCGTGTACCGCACCCTCGACCTGCTCGAGGAGCTCGACCTCGTCTCGCACGCGCACCTCTCGCACGGCGCGCCGACCTACCACGTCACCGGGGTCGACCCGCACGTCCACCTGGTGTGCGGGGCCTGCGGGGCCATCCTGGAGATCTCGCCCGAACGGCTCGCGGGCATCGTCGGCGAGCTGCGCGCGGAGCTGGGCTTCACCGTCGACATGGAGCACCTCACACTGGCGGGCCGGTGCGCGGAGTGCACAGCGACCGGAAGGCGTTAG